TTAATCTAAAAAACACAGCATATTGAGCGAAGAATGTAAGAAAAAGCTCAATAATCCATCATAAAGATAGACTGTACGCCGTATCCAAAACAACAAGTTTTTCATAAAACTACAGAAAAATACAAAAAACCTGATGTTCAAAGTAATTTTTACCATTCAAATTAAATAAAAATTACGATTTCACATTCAAAAGACCACCAAAAACCTACACGAAAAACAACCATTTACTGGCTTAAAATCAAAAATAAAGACTATTTTGCTATGAAAATAAGAAAAATAAGAAAAACTATCAATAATCTAAATTATTGACAAAGTCCTTAAAAAAATTAAAAGTAAACTAAACAATTACTTTATTTAGCAAATCTTCACTGCTGGCAGTAACTGAAACTTTATCGCCATTGACTATATAGTTGAATTCATAACCATCCCTAAGGGATTTTAAATAACCGTCATGGCCCCCAATGTTTTTAGCCTCACCGCCTGATTTCTCCAAAGTCTTGTTGGTTACATCAAGGGCATAATGGGAAACACTGACAGCGAACATATCTTTACCGTCACTATAGGATTTGGACGTTAAACAATAGGCAAAGCCACCATCATTAAGTGATTCGTTATTTATTGATGCATTAACATTCTCATGAAATTTTTCCGGAATATTATACTCAACACCACAAATGGAGGCGATATTCTTCTCTTCCTCACCGAAACCGAAAAATCCATCTGCCGATACAAAATTTACTGAAATTAATGCAAGAATAATTAAAATTATTAGCAGTAGAGAATGTTTAAAGTTCATTTAATCACCTTTTACAATATAATATTTAAAAAAATAATTTAATATATTTTTTCATAAGCTTTTCGCCAACAGTGCAAAAATATTTAAATCGACTAGATTAATATTTAAATATAGATTAATAGGGGTATCAAAAATGGCAGACAAAAAAGCGCCTGCAGACGGCTGGCCGGTAATCAGTGGAGATTACATCGTTGGCGACCCTGAAAGCCCTGTTGCCGTAACTACACTCGCTTCACACATTGAAGCGGAATTATCCGGAGCCGCAATTGCAGGACCATGCAAAACAGAAAATTTAGGTATCGAAAAAGTTGTTGCAAACATCATCTCCAATCCAAACATCAGATTTTTGATATTGGCTGGAGCTGAAGTGCAAGGCCACATTACAGGCCAAAGCTTCCTGGCACTGCACGAAAACGGTGCCGATCCTGAGAAAAAGAAAATCATAGGTGCAACCGGCGCCATTCCTTTCGTTGAAAACGTCCCGCTCGACGGTGTTGAAAGATTCCAGCAACAGTTGGAAATTGTTAACTTAATCGACACCGAAGATATTGGAGCAATCCAGTCCAAAATCAACGAATGCGTTGAAAAGGACACTGGAGCATTTGAAGCTGAACCTATTGTAATGGAAATCGATGAAGAAAACCAGAGAATGGTTATTGTATCACCTAAAAAAGAAGAATAATCATTAACTGGAGTTTTAAAAACTCCACTTTTTTTATTTTATTATTAATGGCTCAATATATGAGTCCAGATGTTTTTTAAGTATTCTGACGATTGGTCCGATAATTAACGCAGATATTATCGTTCCTTCACGGACTCCCGCAAGATATCCCAGAAATACGACTGAAAGAATTGCTGCCGTTATCACCATTGACGTGTCAACGTAGGGCTTTACCCTTGCGAATTCCTTATTAAGCGCAGCAGAAATTGCAACTATAACACCATCTGCAGGCAGATAAACGACTTCTGTCTGGATTTCAAACAAAACACCGAATGCCACAACAACACAGCTGACTAAAAGCAGCGCCATCTGGCTTAAATAGTCCTGAGGGTTTAAGAATCCGACCAGCATCCCCGAAAAGTCAATAAAGAAGGAGAAAATGCTTCCAACTACAATCTGGAGAAACTGCCTTTTTTCAAAGTCTCCCCTTAAAATAATAACCTGCAGGGCAATGAAAATTATGTTGAATATAAAGCAGACCGTTCCGACGCTCAGATGCAGAATCAGGCTGGAAACGTAGGGAAGGCAAATCAGCGGGGAAGTTCCCAGATTGGCCTTGATGGATATGGCCGCCCCTAAAGATATGATAAACAGTGAAAGCACATACAGAAAATATCTGTTGATTCTTCTAAATTCCATAATGAAAAAAAAGTAAAAAATCAAAGAAAATTAAGCTTTTCTTTGAATTGTAGCTATTGCGCTTTGAGCACCTGATTTTACATAACCGCTTTCGTCGTCAAGCAGTTTTTCAAGTGCAGGAATAGCCTTTTCATTATCCAAGTTACCTAAA
This portion of the Methanobrevibacter millerae genome encodes:
- the mtrA gene encoding tetrahydromethanopterin S-methyltransferase subunit A, which encodes MADKKAPADGWPVISGDYIVGDPESPVAVTTLASHIEAELSGAAIAGPCKTENLGIEKVVANIISNPNIRFLILAGAEVQGHITGQSFLALHENGADPEKKKIIGATGAIPFVENVPLDGVERFQQQLEIVNLIDTEDIGAIQSKINECVEKDTGAFEAEPIVMEIDEENQRMVIVSPKKEE
- a CDS encoding YczE/YyaS/YitT family protein; protein product: MEFRRINRYFLYVLSLFIISLGAAISIKANLGTSPLICLPYVSSLILHLSVGTVCFIFNIIFIALQVIILRGDFEKRQFLQIVVGSIFSFFIDFSGMLVGFLNPQDYLSQMALLLVSCVVVAFGVLFEIQTEVVYLPADGVIVAISAALNKEFARVKPYVDTSMVITAAILSVVFLGYLAGVREGTIISALIIGPIVRILKKHLDSYIEPLIIK